One Candidatus Deferrimicrobium sp. DNA window includes the following coding sequences:
- the cdhC gene encoding CO dehydrogenase/CO-methylating acetyl-CoA synthase complex subunit beta produces MLSYLGNRVKAFVCALGPLDDVALAIAAGAMKAGLTVLSDQPVPEIPGRLLSRPAGDEMVRAGMEARGIKVKMVKVPIPIAFGPAFEGERIRKADTHVEFGGGRSVAYELVRSVPPDEVHDREIVVDGPDLRGLPIGTVLPLGIVVRVAGARMQRDFESVLERRIHRIVNYGEGTMHVAQRDTTWIRVSTEAVDKGFSLADLGLMLYSKLHADFENIVDKVSVTITTRAEDVQEGLAGARVSYAERDARARTLTDDAVSEFYSCTLCQSFAPNHVCIVSPERLGLCGAINWLDGKAGFEITPTGPNQPVLKGAIRDAVKGSFDGVNAFVRENSRNTVTEMNLYSIMESPMTSCGCFECVLAIIPEANGVMAVNREFTGQETPCGMGFSTLAGSVGGGVQTPGFMGVGKHYLLSRKFLGAEGGLARVVWMTREMKEYLGPLLRERAVEIGMPDLVDQIADETVAVTPDALVEHLVKVGHPALKLPPLL; encoded by the coding sequence TGCCGGAAATCCCCGGGCGACTCCTTTCGCGCCCCGCGGGCGACGAAATGGTTCGCGCGGGAATGGAGGCGCGGGGCATCAAGGTGAAGATGGTCAAGGTGCCGATCCCCATCGCCTTCGGTCCCGCCTTCGAAGGGGAGCGGATCCGGAAGGCCGACACGCACGTCGAGTTCGGCGGCGGACGCTCCGTGGCCTACGAACTCGTCCGCAGCGTCCCCCCGGACGAGGTGCACGATCGGGAGATCGTCGTGGACGGCCCCGATCTCCGTGGCTTGCCCATAGGGACCGTCCTCCCGCTGGGGATCGTCGTCCGGGTCGCCGGCGCGCGGATGCAGCGCGACTTCGAATCGGTCCTCGAGCGCCGCATTCACCGTATCGTCAATTACGGCGAGGGAACGATGCACGTCGCCCAGCGGGACACCACCTGGATCCGCGTCTCGACGGAGGCGGTCGATAAGGGATTCTCTCTCGCGGATCTCGGCCTCATGCTCTATTCCAAACTGCACGCGGACTTCGAGAACATCGTGGACAAGGTGTCGGTAACGATCACGACCCGAGCGGAAGACGTGCAGGAGGGGCTGGCAGGGGCGCGGGTCTCTTACGCCGAGCGGGACGCGCGGGCGCGCACGTTGACCGACGACGCCGTCTCCGAGTTCTACTCCTGCACCCTTTGCCAGTCGTTCGCCCCCAATCACGTCTGCATCGTCTCCCCCGAGCGCCTCGGGCTGTGCGGAGCGATCAACTGGCTCGACGGGAAGGCGGGGTTCGAGATCACCCCGACCGGCCCCAACCAGCCGGTGCTGAAGGGAGCGATCCGGGACGCGGTGAAGGGATCCTTCGATGGTGTGAACGCGTTCGTCCGGGAGAATTCCCGAAACACCGTGACCGAGATGAACCTCTATTCCATCATGGAGTCTCCGATGACCTCGTGCGGATGCTTCGAATGCGTCCTGGCCATCATCCCCGAGGCGAACGGCGTGATGGCGGTCAACCGCGAATTCACCGGACAGGAAACGCCGTGCGGGATGGGGTTTTCCACCCTGGCCGGATCCGTCGGAGGCGGCGTGCAGACCCCGGGTTTCATGGGCGTGGGGAAACATTACCTGCTGAGCCGGAAATTCCTCGGGGCCGAGGGGGGCCTTGCGCGCGTCGTCTGGATGACCCGGGAGATGAAGGAATACCTCGGTCCGCTGCTGCGGGAAAGGGCCGTGGAGATCGGGATGCCCGACCTCGTCGATCAGATCGCGGACGAAACGGTCGCGGTGACGCCAGACGCGCTCGTCGAACACCTGGTGAAGGTGGGACACCCCGCCCTCAAGCTCCCCCCACTGTTGTGA